From a single Deinococcus apachensis DSM 19763 genomic region:
- a CDS encoding type II secretion system protein produces MSRANIQAFTLLEVLLTASILLILLGLLIPNLIKARAAANNSSAQSLARNITNMAEIHRPENPGALIMSRTGCAPTLISSLPSEVRSCQVYQDNNSTYVLTESTSDRYYYFDGQKIRGPLISIPSDW; encoded by the coding sequence ATGAGCAGAGCAAATATACAGGCGTTTACTCTACTCGAGGTGTTGCTTACAGCATCTATTCTGCTAATACTTCTCGGCCTTCTCATACCAAACCTTATTAAGGCGCGAGCTGCCGCAAATAACAGCAGTGCCCAAAGTTTAGCCAGAAATATTACTAACATGGCCGAAATACATAGACCAGAAAACCCTGGTGCATTGATTATGTCAAGGACTGGTTGTGCACCAACACTAATCTCTTCCCTACCCAGCGAGGTTAGGTCTTGCCAAGTTTATCAGGACAACAATTCAACCTATGTTTTAACAGAATCTACTTCAGATAGGTATTACTATTTTGATGGTCAAAAAATACGAGGGCCTCTCATATCGATACCCTCAGATTGGTAG
- a CDS encoding site-specific integrase, with protein sequence MFTALSVGLRRGEVMGLTWADVDLDRRILRVRQTRVMGEEEIETGDPKTVNSRRDIHLPGSLVVVLREHLKAQEAARAKAGSAWVGTGAVFATALGDWTHPDNLKRAVQKVVEWSDLAILQREADKPWVWKGVPREHRATLMATVRAGEALPMISPHDLRHTYATLALRRGVPVEVVSKVLGHARVSITLDVYRHVLDNERRALVVDLFEELRPAQGVMPSAVN encoded by the coding sequence GTGTTCACGGCCCTGAGTGTGGGTCTGCGGCGCGGGGAGGTCATGGGGCTGACCTGGGCAGACGTGGACCTCGACAGGCGCATTCTGCGCGTCCGGCAGACCCGCGTGATGGGTGAGGAGGAGATCGAGACGGGCGACCCCAAGACAGTTAACTCTCGCCGGGACATTCACCTGCCCGGCTCCCTCGTGGTCGTGCTCCGGGAGCACCTGAAGGCTCAGGAAGCCGCGCGTGCCAAGGCGGGGAGCGCATGGGTGGGGACTGGGGCTGTGTTTGCTACCGCGCTGGGGGACTGGACCCACCCGGACAACCTAAAGCGGGCCGTGCAGAAGGTCGTCGAATGGTCAGACTTGGCGATTCTCCAACGCGAGGCGGATAAGCCCTGGGTCTGGAAGGGTGTGCCCCGTGAACACCGGGCGACCCTCATGGCGACAGTACGGGCAGGGGAGGCCCTGCCGATGATCTCCCCCCATGACCTCCGGCACACCTACGCCACACTGGCCCTACGGCGGGGCGTGCCGGTGGAAGTGGTGTCGAAAGTGCTGGGGCACGCGCGGGTGTCCATAACCCTCGACGTGTACCGGCATGTGCTGGACAACGAACGGCGGGCGTTGGTGGTGGACTTGTTTGAAGAATTGCGGCCCGCCCAGGGGGTCATGCCTTCAGCAGTTAATTAA
- a CDS encoding phage integrase SAM-like domain-containing protein, whose amino-acid sequence MPRKKAEERKTKERGNGQGTVWQEGDVYRWQVTLGYKADGKRIARSGRAATKGAAHAAMQKVQVDFARGLIGAPEKVTVREYAERWKRRQLEVTPRTAKRYGEELDYALKHLGDLRIQEVRPHHLKDLMVTLNREPLERTKRPMSPRTQAHVLTRLRSVFRAAVHDQVIYVNPLEGVKRVKAPGMSQRGSPWTSSRPRASTPSGRRSMRRACCGCGPPCSRP is encoded by the coding sequence ATGCCACGCAAGAAGGCCGAGGAACGCAAGACCAAGGAGCGCGGGAACGGGCAGGGCACCGTCTGGCAGGAAGGGGACGTGTACCGCTGGCAGGTCACTTTGGGCTACAAGGCAGACGGGAAGCGGATTGCCCGGTCGGGGCGTGCGGCGACCAAGGGCGCGGCACATGCGGCCATGCAGAAAGTCCAGGTGGACTTCGCACGCGGCCTGATCGGTGCCCCCGAGAAAGTGACCGTGAGGGAGTACGCGGAACGCTGGAAGCGGCGGCAACTGGAAGTCACGCCCCGCACGGCCAAGCGGTACGGGGAGGAACTGGACTACGCTCTGAAGCACCTGGGGGACCTGCGTATTCAGGAAGTCCGGCCCCACCACCTGAAAGACCTCATGGTGACGCTCAACCGGGAGCCGCTGGAGCGCACGAAACGTCCCATGTCCCCCCGCACTCAGGCCCACGTCCTGACCCGGCTGCGCTCGGTGTTCCGGGCGGCGGTACACGATCAGGTCATCTACGTGAACCCACTGGAGGGCGTGAAGCGGGTGAAGGCCCCCGGCATGAGTCAGCGGGGGAGCCCCTGGACTTCGAGCAGGCCGCGCGCTTCCACACCATCGGGACGGCGCTCCATGCGGCGGGCCTGCTGCGGCTGTGGCCCGCCGTGTTCACGGCCCTGA
- a CDS encoding helix-turn-helix domain-containing protein, translating to MDVNARIRVQIREEMNRQGVTQAELARRLGIKPPSLAQVLSGKRGTMPDSLMDVLDALGLELVAVPRKEG from the coding sequence ATGGACGTGAACGCAAGAATCCGGGTGCAGATACGCGAGGAGATGAACCGGCAGGGCGTGACTCAGGCAGAGCTGGCGCGGCGGCTAGGCATCAAGCCCCCTTCTCTTGCCCAGGTACTCAGCGGCAAGCGGGGCACCATGCCGGACAGCCTTATGGACGTGCTCGACGCGCTGGGCCTGGAACTCGTAGCCGTGCCCAGGAAGGAGGGCTGA
- a CDS encoding AAA family ATPase codes for MPLKEIDLTLPLERIDFLVPDLVPFGYVTFLGAREGVGKTTLLTGLAWQMTRPDGRGDFLGRAVQAGPVIYLNTDAADGQSRPVRYWLEQHRETYPDGDLRGVRVLESTGTGLSPEELGDLLNLARESGARCVIVDSFMSTFPGIDGNKLDQALRPMLALRDFAAQTGAAVIVTDHLPKKGPGEKEGERGIMGSTGKSAQARAVHLLTRVQPDTVQGRDVLRWEVRKASFSRSGYAFGVQVSRTEDDEGHAVAVHLEPCDLPDDDAQDTRGGRATAAVIAHLQGSGSVVVPHAELVALAIERGNLRERAAQDAVRRALGLMWDRLEEVKEAKRGAPKAYRLKAAFDMDCQTATNSLAAV; via the coding sequence GTGCCGCTCAAGGAAATTGACCTGACCCTGCCCCTAGAGCGGATTGACTTCCTCGTGCCGGACCTCGTCCCCTTCGGCTACGTGACCTTTCTAGGCGCTCGGGAAGGCGTGGGTAAGACCACGCTCTTAACCGGGCTGGCCTGGCAGATGACGCGCCCCGATGGTCGTGGGGACTTCCTGGGCCGGGCTGTGCAGGCGGGGCCGGTGATCTACCTGAATACGGACGCGGCGGACGGACAGTCCCGGCCTGTGCGCTACTGGCTGGAACAACACCGAGAGACCTACCCGGACGGTGACTTGCGCGGTGTGCGGGTGCTGGAGAGTACGGGGACGGGCCTGTCACCGGAGGAGCTGGGCGACCTGCTCAACTTGGCGCGGGAAAGCGGGGCGCGGTGCGTGATCGTGGACAGCTTCATGTCCACCTTCCCAGGCATCGACGGGAACAAGCTGGATCAGGCCCTGCGGCCTATGCTCGCCCTACGAGACTTTGCGGCGCAGACCGGTGCGGCGGTGATCGTGACGGACCACCTGCCCAAGAAGGGACCTGGGGAGAAGGAAGGCGAGCGGGGCATCATGGGCAGCACGGGGAAGAGTGCCCAGGCCCGCGCAGTCCACCTACTGACCCGCGTACAGCCGGACACGGTGCAAGGGCGGGACGTGCTGCGCTGGGAAGTACGAAAGGCCAGCTTCTCCCGCTCCGGATACGCCTTCGGGGTGCAGGTGAGCCGCACAGAGGACGACGAGGGGCATGCGGTCGCGGTCCATCTGGAGCCGTGTGACCTGCCCGACGACGACGCCCAAGACACGCGCGGCGGGCGGGCGACCGCGGCAGTCATAGCGCACCTTCAGGGCAGTGGGAGCGTCGTGGTGCCTCACGCGGAACTGGTGGCTCTCGCTATCGAGCGCGGGAACCTGCGGGAGCGGGCGGCCCAGGACGCGGTGCGCCGTGCGCTGGGCCTGATGTGGGACCGCTTGGAAGAGGTGAAGGAAGCCAAGCGGGGAGCGCCGAAAGCGTACCGGCTCAAGGCGGCCTTTGATATGGACTGCCAGACTGCCACAAATAGCCTGGCAGCCGTATAG
- a CDS encoding helix-turn-helix domain-containing protein: MTPTDSRLTVAAAAEQLYKDPAAVRKLIRAGKLEAVREGGRLHVSPDGVARYTARLPHPPHLMAAMYEARRLLAVRRWRERVLPGEMWKARAQPVVLAFETYFTDPALPLYAGLLDALRVRDYDRAEALYLELGRLSLDYQMLYAPLTPEGDEGVRS; the protein is encoded by the coding sequence GTGACTCCGACTGATAGTCGGCTCACGGTCGCAGCAGCCGCGGAACAGCTTTACAAGGACCCAGCGGCTGTACGGAAGCTGATCCGGGCGGGGAAGCTGGAGGCTGTGCGAGAAGGTGGGCGGCTGCACGTGTCCCCGGACGGCGTGGCCCGCTACACGGCGCGACTCCCACACCCTCCGCACCTCATGGCTGCCATGTACGAGGCGCGGCGCCTGCTGGCCGTGCGGAGGTGGCGGGAGCGTGTTCTCCCAGGGGAGATGTGGAAAGCTCGGGCCCAGCCGGTAGTGCTGGCCTTTGAAACGTACTTCACGGACCCGGCCCTGCCGTTGTATGCGGGTCTCCTCGACGCCTTGCGCGTCCGGGACTATGACCGTGCCGAAGCTCTCTACCTGGAATTAGGGCGGCTCTCTCTCGACTACCAAATGCTTTACGCGCCCCTGACGCCTGAAGGTGACGAGGGGGTGCGCTCGTGA
- a CDS encoding carboxypeptidase-like regulatory domain-containing protein, whose protein sequence is MDARRGLLCLGALLSATISLAAGGTVTGRVVDAKGKPISNVEVDFFDADHSWLSFVASMRTDSAGRYRYTMPTPEDQPSCVAKDIEVFGTTYKDTRHCTSLEGKNTKLWQAGAFLPVKFQGEPFCAELDPVQEGKFGQFDNAVRDFRFPKEVWGLVLPDFYVSGFTPRAKWTVKVRLTPRGPTWSGNRATVEETMTTGDVRSGLAIFQGAWVPLGQYDVRMWLVEPGGKLREVAVAARLNQGSTPINELKYGSYGPTTVTRFFQRKTCREGIIFSFGARAK, encoded by the coding sequence ATGGATGCGCGCAGAGGGCTGCTGTGCCTGGGCGCTCTCCTGAGCGCCACGATTAGCCTGGCGGCAGGGGGCACGGTCACGGGACGCGTGGTAGACGCCAAGGGAAAGCCAATTTCGAACGTCGAGGTCGATTTCTTCGACGCGGACCACTCCTGGCTGAGCTTCGTCGCGTCGATGAGGACGGACAGCGCCGGACGTTACCGCTACACGATGCCCACGCCCGAGGATCAGCCATCCTGTGTCGCCAAGGACATCGAGGTTTTTGGAACGACCTATAAGGACACCCGGCACTGCACCTCGCTGGAGGGCAAGAACACCAAGCTGTGGCAGGCGGGCGCGTTCCTCCCGGTGAAGTTCCAGGGTGAGCCGTTCTGCGCCGAACTCGATCCCGTGCAGGAGGGCAAGTTCGGGCAGTTCGATAACGCTGTCCGCGACTTCCGCTTCCCCAAGGAGGTGTGGGGGCTGGTCCTACCCGATTTCTACGTCTCGGGCTTTACGCCACGCGCCAAGTGGACGGTCAAGGTGCGCCTCACGCCGCGCGGCCCCACGTGGAGCGGCAATCGTGCCACCGTCGAGGAGACGATGACGACGGGTGACGTGCGTTCGGGCCTCGCCATTTTTCAGGGTGCCTGGGTGCCACTCGGGCAGTACGACGTGAGGATGTGGCTCGTCGAGCCGGGGGGCAAGCTGCGCGAGGTCGCGGTGGCGGCAAGGCTCAACCAGGGCAGCACCCCGATCAACGAACTCAAGTACGGCAGCTACGGCCCCACCACTGTAACGAGGTTCTTTCAGCGCAAGACCTGCCGCGAGGGCATCATCTTTTCCTTCGGAGCACGGGCCAAGTAG